The Mycobacterium haemophilum DSM 44634 sequence CGATATCGGTAGTGGGGTCGGCAGGGCCGCGTTGCAGCAGCGTCATCAGCAGGGGCACCTCGGCGCCGACCAGGCCGCCGATCAGCGCTGTGCTCACCGCCAGGACCCATGTTGACCCGTCCATAAACGCGAACACCACGTAGAGCGCCGCCGCGGACAGGCCGCCGATGATGCCCAGCAGCGCCTCGACCGCGATGAAGGTGATTGCCGCATGCGTCAGCAGCGGTTTGACTGCTAAGGCCCCAGCACCCAGCGCGGCGATGTAGCCGGCGACGATCAGTGAAGTTGCGACGATGCCGCCGCCGTTCAAGCTTGCCGACAGGGTCAGCAGCGCGAGTTCGTAAATGATGCCGCAGGCCGCACACGCGGCGACGGCAGCCAGCAGCACGGCCCGCCACCGTCTCGAAAACTCGGCGGGCCGGCCGACTGCGGGCACCGGAATAGAGCTCATGACAGCGCGGCGGCGGTCACTCCTCCCACGGCCAGCAGTATCAGCGCCACCGCGAACGATCCCGGATGCAGCTCCGGCTCGTCGACGTGCTCGTGGAAACTACCCGGTATCAGCAGGTGTATGGCCAGCATTGCTATTCCCAACAGAATCACGCCCATGAACCCGTACACCGCCACGCCGAGCAGTCCCTGACCGAGCTGGCTGTAGCTGTTGGTGATGGCGCTGATGATGACCGTGGTGAGCGCGATGTACATGGCGCAAGCGAGGACGACAGCGTTGGGCCGGCGATCGATGAACACCAGCTGGCGCAGCTTTCCCGGGGTCAGCCAGTCGACCATGTAGAACCCGACGAGCAGTACGGCCATACCGACCGCAAAGTACAGGATCGTCGCGACCGCGCCTTTCAGGACGGGATTAAGGTCGACGGTTCCGATCTGGACGGCGAGGTTCATGGCTGTCTGTCTCCTTTGCTATTTCGTTCCACCGGGGCCTCCAGGGCTACCTCCGGCACCGCCCGATGGTGATCCTGGGGTGAACCCGGGGCCGAGGAATATGAACGTGCCGTGGCTGTATCCGGCGCTGAGCGGTTCGATGCGGATGCTGCACGGATAGTTGCCATCCGGGCCGACGGTCACAATGTTGTTGCTGTAGCGCAGGTATTGGTTGGTGCCGTTGGCGGCGCGCGCTTCGGGTGTCTGATAGTTGGCGAGCGTCTGGGCTACCTGCGCGGGTGATCCGGTGCAGGCGTAGCGAATTCCGTTGGCATCACGGGAGTATTCGTGATAGTGCGACGCGATATACGAGCTGATGTTCTTGTTCAGCAACATGATTCCGAAAACCAGCGACACGGTGGCGGTGACGGCCAACGCGCCGGCAATCACCAACAGGCGATTGCGGCTCATGGACGCCACCGACTCGCCGTGTGGACCACCGTCCCGCCAGACCCCAAAGGACGTCGCGGATACAGGTGCCACGTCTGCCAGCTCCAGCCGGTGCCGTCGGGTGCGGCAGCAAGTGCGGTCAACGCGGCATCATCACCGGGGAACATGCCGCCAAGCCACCCGGCTTGCTGTGCGCATCGCTCGCGGAGTCGGTGCGCGAGCCGGCGAAACGTGGCCTCGTCGTGCGTGTTGGTGGCCGACGTGAGGTGGTAGCCGGCCGCGTCGGCGCACTCCG is a genomic window containing:
- a CDS encoding DUF350 domain-containing protein, whose translation is MNLAVQIGTVDLNPVLKGAVATILYFAVGMAVLLVGFYMVDWLTPGKLRQLVFIDRRPNAVVLACAMYIALTTVIISAITNSYSQLGQGLLGVAVYGFMGVILLGIAMLAIHLLIPGSFHEHVDEPELHPGSFAVALILLAVGGVTAAALS
- a CDS encoding DUF4247 domain-containing protein, with the translated sequence MSRNRLLVIAGALAVTATVSLVFGIMLLNKNISSYIASHYHEYSRDANGIRYACTGSPAQVAQTLANYQTPEARAANGTNQYLRYSNNIVTVGPDGNYPCSIRIEPLSAGYSHGTFIFLGPGFTPGSPSGGAGGSPGGPGGTK
- a CDS encoding DUF2617 family protein yields the protein MPLHQLAIAPVDVDGSRLGLALNAPAPPPLARYVLKHPDGSVLLLGVLGASHVVTIEHPSCRFSEQVSCIVCSSGSDLPECADAAGYHLTSATNTHDEATFRRLAHRLRERCAQQAGWLGGMFPGDDAALTALAAAPDGTGWSWQTWHLYPRRPLGSGGTVVHTASRWRP